One segment of Deinococcus multiflagellatus DNA contains the following:
- the rho gene encoding transcription termination factor Rho — protein sequence MTEPSGALPFHELQQKILPELHLLAAGYGIENYRKLKKDALAFAIMERQADAEGQLLARGYLDISADGYGFLQADLLDPQSRTVLVTAGIIKQFHLRTGDEIIGRARKPRENERYGSLVQVEAVNGLDPDTARRRPRFDDLTPTFPEAQLVLEDPGMEGGLSLRVVDLLVPIGRGQRALIVAPPKAGKTTLLKKIANSIVKNYPDVTVMVLLVDERPEEVTDFRESVQGAQVIASTFDEPPQHHVRVAEFVHERARRIVEEGGHVVILLDSITRLARANNLVTPPTGRTLSGGLDSNALHWPKRFLGAARNIREGGSLTILATALVETGSRMDDVIFEEFKGTGNAELVLSRRLEERRIFPALDILKSGTRREELLLQPEVLKKMWLLRKVISDMDPADAMEMLLSRMGKTRNNVEFLQGLAGG from the coding sequence GTGACGGAGCCGAGCGGCGCCCTGCCCTTTCACGAACTGCAGCAGAAAATTCTGCCCGAGCTGCACCTTCTGGCGGCCGGGTACGGCATTGAAAACTACCGCAAGCTGAAAAAAGACGCCCTGGCCTTCGCCATCATGGAGCGCCAGGCCGACGCCGAGGGCCAGCTGCTGGCGCGCGGCTATCTCGACATCAGCGCCGACGGCTACGGCTTTCTGCAGGCCGACCTGCTGGACCCGCAGAGCCGCACGGTGCTGGTCACGGCCGGCATCATCAAGCAGTTTCACCTGCGCACCGGCGACGAGATCATTGGCCGGGCCCGCAAGCCGCGCGAGAACGAACGCTACGGCTCGCTGGTGCAGGTTGAAGCCGTCAACGGCCTGGACCCCGACACTGCCCGGCGCCGCCCCCGCTTCGACGACCTGACCCCCACCTTCCCCGAAGCCCAGCTGGTGCTGGAAGACCCGGGGATGGAAGGCGGGCTCTCGCTGCGTGTGGTGGACCTGCTGGTGCCTATCGGACGCGGGCAGCGCGCGCTGATCGTGGCGCCGCCCAAGGCCGGGAAAACCACCCTGCTCAAGAAGATCGCCAACTCCATCGTCAAGAACTACCCCGACGTGACGGTGATGGTGCTGCTGGTGGACGAGCGCCCCGAGGAAGTCACGGACTTTCGCGAAAGCGTGCAGGGCGCGCAGGTGATTGCCAGCACCTTCGACGAGCCCCCGCAGCACCACGTCCGCGTGGCCGAATTTGTGCACGAGCGCGCCCGCCGCATCGTGGAAGAGGGCGGCCATGTGGTGATTCTGCTCGACTCGATCACCCGTCTGGCCCGCGCGAACAACCTCGTGACCCCCCCGACCGGGCGCACCCTGTCCGGCGGTCTGGATTCCAACGCGCTGCACTGGCCCAAGCGCTTTCTGGGCGCGGCGCGCAACATCCGCGAGGGCGGCAGCCTCACCATCCTGGCCACGGCGCTGGTGGAAACCGGCAGCCGCATGGACGACGTGATCTTCGAGGAGTTCAAGGGCACCGGCAACGCCGAACTGGTGCTGTCGCGCCGCCTGGAAGAGCGCCGCATCTTCCCGGCACTGGACATCCTGAAATCCGGCACCCGCCGCGAGGAACTGCTGCTGCAGCCCGAAGTCCTGAAGAAAATGTGGCTGCTGCGCAAGGTGATCAGCGACATGGACCCGGCCGACGCCATGGAAATGTTGCTCTCGCGCATGGGCAAAACCCGCAACAACGTCGAATTCCTGCAGGGCCTCGCCGGCGGGTAA
- the pdxS gene encoding pyridoxal 5'-phosphate synthase lyase subunit PdxS, which produces MSDVQTGTPALKQGFAEMFKGGVIMDVVTADQARIAEAAGATAVMALERVPADIRKDGGVARMSDPKMIKEIIAAVSIPVMAKVRIGHIVEAQILQAIGVDFIDESEVLTPADDQYHILKSDFKVPFVCGAKNLGEALRRVGEGASMIRTKGEAGTGNVIEAVRHARTVLGEIRAIQARPAEELMTVARDLQAPYELVKYVHANGKLPVVNFAAGGVATPADAALMMALGLDGVFVGSGIFKSDNPERRAQAIVKAVTHFQNPEVLAEISEDLGAPMTGINIDDLIPAERLATRGW; this is translated from the coding sequence ATGAGCGACGTGCAGACTGGAACCCCCGCCCTGAAGCAGGGCTTTGCCGAGATGTTCAAGGGCGGCGTGATTATGGACGTGGTCACCGCCGATCAGGCCCGCATTGCCGAGGCCGCTGGCGCCACCGCCGTGATGGCCCTGGAGCGCGTGCCTGCCGACATCCGCAAAGACGGCGGCGTGGCCCGCATGAGCGACCCCAAGATGATCAAGGAGATCATCGCCGCCGTGTCCATCCCCGTGATGGCCAAGGTGCGCATCGGGCACATCGTGGAAGCCCAGATTCTGCAGGCCATCGGCGTGGACTTCATTGACGAGTCCGAGGTGCTGACCCCCGCCGACGACCAGTACCACATCCTGAAAAGCGACTTCAAGGTGCCCTTCGTGTGCGGCGCCAAGAACCTGGGCGAAGCCCTGCGCCGGGTGGGTGAGGGCGCCAGCATGATCCGCACCAAGGGCGAGGCCGGCACCGGCAACGTCATTGAGGCCGTGCGCCACGCCCGCACCGTGCTGGGCGAGATCCGCGCCATTCAGGCCCGCCCCGCCGAGGAACTGATGACCGTGGCCCGCGACCTGCAGGCCCCCTACGAACTGGTGAAGTACGTGCACGCCAACGGCAAGCTGCCGGTCGTGAACTTCGCCGCCGGCGGCGTGGCCACCCCCGCCGACGCCGCGCTGATGATGGCGCTGGGCCTGGACGGCGTGTTCGTGGGCAGCGGCATCTTCAAGAGCGACAACCCCGAGCGCCGCGCGCAGGCCATCGTGAAGGCCGTGACCCACTTCCAGAACCCCGAGGTGCTGGCCGAGATCAGCGAGGACCTGGGCGCCCCCATGACCGGCATCAACATCGACGACCTGATTCCCGCCGAGCGGCTGGCCACCCGGGGCTGGTAA
- the pdxT gene encoding pyridoxal 5'-phosphate synthase glutaminase subunit PdxT — MGAAGPRVGVLALQGAFREHRARLEALGAAVTEVRLPADLAGLSGLILPGGESTTMARLMGEFGLWAPVRDFHAAGGHLWGTCAGAILLAREVQGAPPQFGHQDSLALLDVTVQRNAFGRQIDSFTTDLLLEGLSAPLPAVFIRAPAFARVGEGVEVLATHEGQTVAVRQGRVLATAFHPELTGDLRLHELFLGGMRAPVPA, encoded by the coding sequence ATGGGTGCCGCTGGTCCCCGCGTGGGCGTCCTGGCCCTGCAGGGTGCGTTCCGCGAACACCGCGCGCGCCTGGAAGCCCTGGGCGCCGCCGTGACCGAGGTGCGCCTGCCGGCCGACCTCGCCGGGCTCTCCGGCCTGATCCTGCCCGGCGGCGAGAGCACCACCATGGCCCGCCTGATGGGGGAGTTCGGCCTTTGGGCCCCCGTGCGTGACTTCCACGCGGCCGGCGGCCACCTCTGGGGCACCTGTGCCGGCGCCATCCTGCTGGCCCGCGAGGTGCAGGGCGCACCCCCCCAGTTCGGCCACCAGGACAGCCTCGCCCTGCTGGACGTCACCGTGCAGCGCAACGCCTTTGGCCGCCAGATTGATTCCTTCACCACCGACCTGTTGCTTGAGGGCCTAAGCGCCCCGCTGCCGGCGGTGTTCATCCGCGCGCCCGCCTTTGCCCGGGTGGGGGAGGGTGTCGAGGTGCTCGCTACCCACGAGGGCCAGACCGTGGCCGTGCGGCAGGGTCGCGTGCTGGCCACCGCCTTCCACCCCGAGCTGACCGGCGACCTGCGCCTGCACGAGCTGTTCCTTGGTGGCATGCGGGCACCGGTCCCAGCCTGA
- the fsa gene encoding fructose-6-phosphate aldolase, giving the protein MEFFIDTAITDEIREINEWGVLAGVTTNPSLIVASGRDFREVVQEIAALVGGAISAEVTALDAEGMVKEGREVAQWSEHVVVKLPLTPAGLKACKVLTGEGIRTNVTLCFSVPQALLAARAGATYISPFAGRVDDIGWDGTELIRQIKEAYVLGGIDTKVLAASIRHPMHVVQAALAGADVATIPYKVFTQMIKHPLTQAGLDGFMKDWAKRAGASPETPASEAGTNPTGGGVTEQGGSKQ; this is encoded by the coding sequence ATGGAATTCTTTATCGATACGGCCATCACGGACGAGATCCGCGAAATCAATGAATGGGGCGTCCTGGCGGGCGTCACCACCAACCCCAGCCTGATCGTGGCCTCCGGGCGCGACTTCCGCGAAGTGGTGCAGGAAATCGCGGCCCTGGTGGGCGGCGCCATCAGCGCCGAAGTCACCGCCCTGGACGCCGAGGGCATGGTCAAGGAAGGCCGCGAGGTCGCCCAGTGGAGCGAGCACGTCGTGGTGAAGCTGCCCCTCACGCCCGCTGGCCTGAAAGCCTGCAAGGTGCTGACGGGCGAGGGCATCCGCACCAACGTCACCCTGTGCTTCAGCGTGCCGCAGGCCCTGCTGGCCGCCCGCGCGGGCGCCACCTACATCAGCCCCTTCGCCGGGCGCGTGGACGACATCGGCTGGGACGGCACCGAACTGATCCGCCAGATCAAGGAAGCCTACGTCCTGGGCGGCATTGACACCAAGGTGCTGGCCGCCAGCATCCGCCACCCCATGCACGTGGTGCAGGCCGCCCTGGCCGGCGCCGACGTGGCGACCATTCCGTACAAAGTCTTTACCCAGATGATCAAGCACCCCCTGACCCAGGCGGGCCTGGACGGCTTCATGAAGGACTGGGCCAAGCGCGCCGGTGCCAGCCCGGAAACCCCGGCCAGCGAAGCCGGCACGAACCCCACGGGTGGGGGCGTGACCGAGCAGGGAGGCAGCAAGCAGTGA
- a CDS encoding alpha/beta fold hydrolase, with protein sequence MAQSVFEHQGARLHVEHSGAGERPVVLIHGLSGSGRWWRFNVNALKAHHHVYTLELSGYGRARRQRALGVREAAALVAAWLEHENLQDVALVGHSMGGHVSMHVAARCPDRVTRLVLVCASGLLRANAARTALHLPRAALLGNRRFLSTILLDAALAGPVNLWRNAVNLLNDSVQDALPGIRARTLIIWGERDVLVPLPLGQLLHEALPGSRLEVIPRAGHIVMVDAPRAFNRLLRAFLDEPLNPQPAAPGPA encoded by the coding sequence ATGGCGCAGAGCGTTTTCGAGCATCAGGGCGCGCGACTCCATGTGGAGCACAGCGGCGCAGGGGAGAGGCCCGTGGTCCTGATTCACGGCCTCAGCGGCTCGGGGCGCTGGTGGCGCTTCAATGTGAATGCCCTCAAAGCGCACCACCACGTCTATACCCTGGAACTCAGCGGTTACGGCCGCGCCCGGCGCCAGCGGGCCCTGGGGGTGCGCGAGGCCGCCGCCCTCGTCGCCGCGTGGCTGGAGCACGAGAACCTGCAGGACGTCGCCCTGGTGGGCCATTCCATGGGCGGCCACGTGAGCATGCATGTGGCGGCGCGCTGCCCGGATCGCGTGACCCGGCTGGTCCTCGTGTGCGCCAGCGGCCTGCTGCGGGCCAATGCCGCCCGCACCGCCCTGCACCTGCCGCGCGCCGCGCTGCTGGGCAACCGGCGGTTCCTGTCCACCATCCTGCTGGACGCCGCGCTGGCCGGGCCCGTGAACCTCTGGCGCAACGCGGTGAACCTGCTGAACGACTCGGTGCAGGACGCCCTGCCCGGCATTCGCGCCCGCACGCTGATCATCTGGGGCGAGCGCGACGTGCTGGTGCCGCTGCCCCTGGGCCAGTTGCTGCACGAGGCCCTGCCCGGCTCGCGCCTGGAAGTCATTCCCCGCGCGGGGCATATTGTGATGGTGGACGCCCCCCGCGCCTTTAACCGCCTGCTGCGCGCTTTTCTCGACGAGCCGCTGAACCCGCAACCCGCCGCCCCTGGACCTGCGTGA
- a CDS encoding peptidoglycan DD-metalloendopeptidase family protein: protein MSRSRIRGLSRLAALCALLGAAFAQTTPVLSWLTEPSPQALAPGPDVVLTRDTGGRALQLVTDGRTPPAELARRYGVPPAHLTLLERRPGARTWQLALPAAVTERAPARPRSVLSYRVRPGDTMAGVAARFGLPLVDLLGMNLDRTSLDRLQPGSRLNIPTGPRGLLVRIKPGQSALSLIAGYGADLVQTARANDVLPTELQVGDDLLLPGIRATGFAQQLADRREAERRAALVAQRQAQYERFLAWKKGRERARLESKYAAQAKYEEYLAWKNSPERQARIQAYERQAQYEAAQAAAQARARAAAAQRAVAAAPTARAAATGSRSLVWPMRNYRLTSRYGERDIDFHREVFHGGIDLAAPYGTPIYAAADGTVSESGYGDYGLNVYTRSGNSLLIYGHMSRTAVVAGQQVRQGDLLGYIGCTGICTGPHLHFEVRLSGQTVDPLALLP from the coding sequence TTGTCTCGATCCCGCATTCGCGGCCTGTCCCGTCTGGCCGCCCTCTGCGCCCTGCTGGGCGCCGCGTTCGCACAGACCACGCCTGTGCTGTCCTGGCTTACCGAGCCCTCGCCCCAGGCGCTGGCCCCCGGCCCCGACGTCGTGCTGACCCGCGACACGGGCGGGCGCGCCCTGCAGCTGGTCACCGACGGCCGCACGCCGCCGGCCGAGCTGGCACGCCGCTACGGCGTGCCCCCGGCCCACCTGACCCTGCTGGAGCGCCGCCCCGGCGCCCGCACGTGGCAGCTGGCCCTGCCCGCCGCCGTCACCGAGCGGGCCCCGGCCCGGCCCCGGTCAGTGCTGTCCTACCGCGTGCGGCCCGGCGACACCATGGCGGGCGTGGCCGCCCGCTTTGGCCTGCCGCTGGTGGACCTGCTGGGCATGAACCTGGACCGCACCAGCCTGGACCGCCTCCAGCCGGGCAGCCGTTTGAACATTCCCACCGGCCCCCGGGGCCTGCTGGTGCGTATCAAGCCCGGCCAGAGTGCCCTGTCCCTGATCGCGGGCTACGGCGCCGACCTCGTGCAGACCGCCCGCGCCAACGACGTGCTGCCCACCGAGCTGCAAGTGGGCGACGACCTGCTGCTGCCGGGCATCCGCGCCACTGGCTTCGCCCAGCAACTCGCCGACCGCCGGGAGGCCGAGCGCCGCGCCGCCCTGGTCGCGCAGCGTCAGGCCCAGTACGAGCGCTTCCTGGCCTGGAAAAAAGGCCGTGAGCGCGCCCGCCTGGAATCCAAGTACGCCGCCCAGGCCAAATATGAAGAGTACCTCGCCTGGAAAAACAGCCCCGAGCGGCAGGCCCGCATCCAGGCCTACGAGCGCCAGGCCCAGTACGAGGCGGCGCAGGCCGCGGCCCAGGCCCGCGCCCGCGCCGCTGCGGCCCAGCGCGCGGTGGCGGCCGCGCCCACCGCGCGCGCCGCGGCGACCGGCAGCCGCTCCCTGGTGTGGCCCATGCGCAACTACCGCCTGACCAGCCGTTACGGCGAGCGCGACATCGATTTTCACCGCGAAGTGTTCCACGGCGGCATTGACCTTGCCGCCCCCTACGGCACGCCCATCTACGCGGCGGCCGACGGCACCGTCTCCGAAAGCGGCTACGGTGACTACGGCCTGAATGTGTACACCCGCAGCGGCAACAGCCTGCTGATTTACGGCCATATGAGCCGCACGGCGGTGGTGGCCGGGCAGCAGGTGCGCCAGGGCGACCTCCTGGGGTATATCGGCTGCACCGGCATCTGCACGGGGCCCCACCTGCACTTTGAGGTGCGGTTGTCCGGGCAGACCGTGGACCCCCTGGCCCTGCTGCCATGA
- a CDS encoding alpha/beta fold hydrolase, with protein sequence MRGTPVFCTVNGLRTHARRLGQGAPLVLVPGLGCAAWMYHRVAHELARERTVYLYDPPGHGLSEGRPDFPVCIEHLTDHLAAWLAAMNLRGMPVFGHSLGGEVMFDLAARYPTFPSALIACAPTGIPENPSVRVQFLRLLLDLPRERLGLLLPGLRAYTRCGPRRMYRLARDQEAHMTGPLLGRVEVPTLLLDGLADPVVQSWTLWEIHEAIPHTVIRQIPGATHAMADSFPCTVAQYTLDFLNLMER encoded by the coding sequence GTGAGGGGAACCCCCGTCTTCTGTACCGTCAATGGCCTGCGCACCCACGCGCGCCGCCTCGGCCAGGGCGCGCCGCTGGTCCTGGTCCCCGGCCTGGGCTGTGCCGCCTGGATGTACCACCGGGTCGCCCACGAACTGGCCCGCGAGCGCACGGTGTACCTGTACGACCCCCCTGGGCACGGCCTCAGCGAGGGCCGCCCGGACTTTCCCGTGTGCATTGAGCACCTCACCGACCACCTCGCTGCGTGGCTGGCGGCCATGAATCTGCGCGGCATGCCCGTGTTTGGCCACTCGCTGGGGGGAGAGGTGATGTTTGACCTCGCCGCGCGTTACCCGACTTTCCCCAGCGCCCTGATCGCCTGCGCCCCCACGGGGATTCCAGAAAACCCCAGCGTGCGCGTGCAGTTCCTGCGCCTGCTGCTGGACCTGCCCCGCGAGCGCCTGGGGCTGCTGCTGCCCGGCCTGCGTGCCTACACCCGCTGCGGCCCCCGGCGCATGTACCGGCTGGCCCGTGACCAGGAAGCCCACATGACGGGCCCCCTTCTGGGCCGCGTGGAGGTCCCCACCTTGCTGCTGGACGGCCTGGCCGACCCGGTGGTGCAGTCGTGGACCCTGTGGGAGATTCACGAGGCCATTCCCCACACGGTCATCCGCCAGATTCCCGGCGCCACCCACGCGATGGCCGATAGTTTTCCCTGTACGGTCGCCCAGTACACGCTGGACTTCCTGAACCTCATGGAGCGATGA
- a CDS encoding response regulator encodes MTAPGATPLRLLVVDDEAQILELLELTLSLQGFEVTTAPNGPAALDALPGCAPDVIVMDVLMTPWDGFETVRRMLAQVGAGLPPVVFLSGLARPTPPELGPRIQEHYLLKPFRPSQLVEAIRRAHADGADWRPP; translated from the coding sequence ATGACGGCTCCCGGAGCAACTCCCCTGCGCCTGCTGGTCGTGGACGACGAGGCGCAGATTCTGGAGTTGCTGGAGTTGACCCTGAGCCTGCAGGGCTTTGAGGTCACCACCGCCCCCAACGGCCCGGCGGCCCTGGACGCCCTGCCCGGTTGCGCCCCCGACGTGATCGTGATGGACGTGCTGATGACCCCCTGGGACGGCTTTGAAACGGTGCGCCGCATGCTGGCCCAGGTGGGCGCGGGCCTGCCGCCGGTGGTGTTTCTCTCCGGGCTGGCCCGCCCCACCCCGCCGGAGCTGGGCCCACGCATTCAGGAGCATTACCTCCTCAAGCCCTTCCGGCCCTCGCAACTGGTCGAGGCCATCCGCCGCGCACACGCCGACGGCGCCGACTGGCGCCCACCTTGA
- the aspS gene encoding aspartate--tRNA ligase: MKRTAMMGHLNDTHAGQTVVLQGWVSRRRDLGGLIFAELRDRSGTVQVQVEPDSPAFADADRLRAEYVAEVEGRFQLRPESQRKGGLGDYEVLATRVKVLNAAKTPPFELDKGDQVSEDIRLKYRYLDLRRPEMQRGLLLRSKAVAAVTAFLDAAGFVQVETPMLTKSTPEGARDFLVPSRQNPGEFYALPQSPQLFKQMLMIAGFDRYYQLARCFRDEDLRADRQPDFTQLDMEMSFVDQDDVLSTQEELLAHVVRETVGVQLPLPFPRLPYMDAMNRFGSDKPDQRFGLEFVDVTDLFQGGEFKAFAEAQTVKVLSAPELTRKQIDELERVAKQNGARGLAWLKRDGEGFTGGISKFVGAQAAALVERTGVEQGGTLLFAAGEWKKAVSALGAVRLALRDLFDLAATGPQFHVSWVTDFPQLEFDEEAGTWTYMHHPFTAPHPDDLPLFGTERQGEIRAQAYDLVLNGFEIGGGSIRIHDPAVQAQMFAAIGLSAEQAREKFGFFLDALEYGTPPHGGIAWGFDRLVMVLSGAASIREVIAFPKNNRGVDLLALAPSPVEAAQLAEVGLQVAKEE, translated from the coding sequence ATGAAACGCACCGCCATGATGGGCCACCTCAACGACACGCACGCCGGGCAGACCGTCGTCCTGCAGGGCTGGGTCAGCCGCCGCCGCGACCTGGGCGGGCTGATTTTCGCCGAGCTGCGCGACCGCAGCGGCACCGTGCAGGTGCAAGTGGAGCCGGATTCCCCCGCGTTTGCCGACGCCGACCGCCTGCGCGCCGAGTATGTGGCCGAGGTGGAGGGCCGCTTTCAACTGCGCCCCGAAAGCCAGCGCAAGGGCGGCCTGGGCGACTACGAGGTGCTCGCCACGCGGGTGAAGGTGCTGAACGCGGCCAAAACCCCGCCGTTCGAGCTGGACAAGGGCGATCAGGTGTCAGAGGACATCCGCCTCAAGTACCGCTACCTGGACCTGCGGCGCCCGGAGATGCAGCGCGGCCTGCTGCTGCGCTCCAAGGCGGTGGCCGCCGTGACGGCCTTTCTGGACGCGGCCGGCTTCGTGCAGGTGGAAACGCCCATGCTCACCAAGTCCACGCCGGAGGGCGCGCGCGACTTTCTGGTGCCCAGCCGCCAGAACCCCGGCGAGTTCTACGCGCTGCCGCAGAGCCCGCAGCTGTTCAAGCAGATGCTGATGATCGCGGGCTTTGACCGCTACTACCAGCTGGCGCGCTGCTTCCGCGACGAGGACCTGCGCGCCGACCGCCAGCCGGACTTCACGCAGCTGGACATGGAAATGTCCTTTGTGGACCAGGACGACGTGCTCTCCACGCAAGAGGAGCTGCTGGCCCATGTGGTGCGCGAGACGGTGGGCGTGCAGTTGCCTCTCCCCTTCCCCCGCCTGCCGTACATGGACGCTATGAACCGCTTCGGCTCCGACAAGCCGGACCAGCGCTTTGGCCTGGAATTCGTGGACGTCACCGATCTGTTTCAGGGCGGTGAATTCAAGGCCTTTGCCGAGGCGCAGACCGTGAAGGTGCTCTCGGCCCCGGAACTCACCCGCAAGCAGATTGACGAACTGGAGCGCGTGGCCAAGCAGAACGGTGCCCGGGGGCTGGCGTGGCTCAAGCGCGACGGCGAGGGCTTTACGGGCGGCATCAGCAAGTTCGTGGGCGCGCAGGCGGCGGCGCTAGTCGAGCGCACGGGGGTCGAGCAGGGCGGCACGCTGCTGTTCGCGGCGGGCGAGTGGAAGAAGGCCGTCTCGGCGCTGGGGGCGGTGCGGCTGGCGCTGCGTGACCTGTTTGACCTTGCGGCGACGGGGCCCCAGTTCCATGTGAGCTGGGTGACCGACTTCCCGCAGCTGGAATTCGACGAGGAGGCCGGCACCTGGACCTACATGCACCACCCCTTCACCGCGCCGCACCCGGACGACCTGCCCCTGTTCGGCACCGAGCGACAGGGCGAGATCCGCGCCCAGGCGTATGACCTCGTGCTCAACGGCTTCGAGATCGGCGGCGGCAGCATCCGTATTCACGACCCGGCGGTGCAGGCGCAGATGTTCGCCGCCATCGGCCTGAGCGCCGAGCAGGCGCGCGAGAAGTTTGGCTTCTTCCTGGACGCCCTGGAGTACGGCACGCCCCCCCACGGCGGCATCGCCTGGGGCTTTGACCGCCTGGTGATGGTGCTCAGCGGCGCGGCGAGCATCCGCGAGGTGATCGCGTTTCCGAAGAACAACCGGGGCGTGGACCTGCTGGCCCTGGCGCCCTCCCCTGTTGAGGCCGCGCAGTTGGCGGAGGTAGGACTGCAGGTGGCGAAAGAAGAGTAA
- the hisS gene encoding histidine--tRNA ligase yields MAIKRPKGTEDHLPAGSPKLTLDVSARDHAWLVQTARGVLERAGAQRIDTPLFEEAELVKRGVGGSTDIVRKEMFTVYYFGDHGGYILRPEGTAGIVRAYLQGGLKQLPSPLKLWTHGPMFRAERQQRGRLRQFHQVDYEVLGSADALVDAEAIALMVQVVQALGLKGVRVKLGSIGDPEDREAYNAYLRGVFTPHLEALSDDSRDRLGRNPMRILDSKSEDDQALIARLGVRPMLDFLGPEAKTHFEAVQRYLDTWDVAYDLDPSIVRGLDYYRRTAWELHHEGVGAKSALGGGGRYDGLAQELGSKEAVPGIGWAFGVERLLLALEAEGRALPAPEGPLLYVAALDEQNVGYAATVALGARRVGRAEFAYRALKPGTAFRDAERRGARLVALIGSQEVEGDTLSIKNLVTGTQTSVHTRDLHTFLQGQIAQHPQEHA; encoded by the coding sequence ATGGCGATCAAACGCCCCAAGGGCACCGAAGACCACCTGCCAGCCGGCAGCCCGAAACTCACGCTTGATGTTTCGGCCCGTGACCATGCCTGGCTGGTGCAGACCGCGCGCGGCGTGCTGGAGCGCGCCGGCGCGCAGCGCATCGACACGCCGCTGTTTGAAGAAGCCGAACTGGTCAAGCGCGGCGTGGGCGGCTCCACCGACATCGTGCGCAAGGAGATGTTCACCGTCTATTACTTCGGGGACCACGGCGGGTACATCCTGCGCCCGGAAGGCACGGCGGGGATTGTCCGGGCGTATCTGCAGGGGGGGCTCAAGCAGCTGCCCAGTCCGCTGAAACTCTGGACCCACGGCCCCATGTTCCGCGCCGAGCGCCAGCAGCGCGGGCGCCTGCGCCAGTTTCATCAGGTGGATTACGAGGTGCTGGGCAGCGCGGACGCCCTGGTGGACGCCGAGGCGATTGCCCTGATGGTGCAGGTGGTGCAGGCCCTGGGCTTGAAGGGCGTGCGGGTCAAGCTGGGCAGCATTGGCGACCCGGAAGACCGCGAGGCCTACAACGCGTATCTGCGCGGGGTGTTCACGCCGCACCTGGAGGCCCTCTCAGACGATTCCAGAGACCGCCTGGGCCGCAATCCCATGCGCATTCTGGATTCCAAGAGCGAGGACGATCAGGCCCTGATCGCCCGGCTTGGTGTGCGGCCCATGCTGGATTTCCTAGGGCCCGAGGCAAAAACCCACTTTGAGGCGGTGCAGCGGTACCTGGACACCTGGGACGTGGCGTATGACCTCGACCCCAGCATCGTGCGGGGGCTGGACTACTACCGGCGCACGGCCTGGGAACTGCACCACGAAGGCGTGGGGGCCAAGTCCGCGCTGGGCGGCGGGGGCCGCTATGACGGCCTGGCGCAGGAACTGGGCAGCAAGGAGGCGGTTCCGGGCATCGGCTGGGCGTTTGGCGTGGAGCGGCTGCTGCTGGCGCTGGAGGCCGAAGGCCGCGCGCTGCCGGCCCCCGAAGGCCCGCTGCTGTACGTGGCCGCGCTGGACGAACAGAACGTGGGCTACGCCGCCACGGTGGCGTTAGGCGCCCGCCGGGTGGGCCGGGCGGAATTTGCCTACCGGGCGCTGAAGCCGGGCACGGCCTTCCGGGACGCCGAACGCCGGGGCGCGCGCCTCGTGGCCCTCATCGGCTCGCAGGAAGTCGAGGGGGACACTCTCAGTATCAAAAATCTGGTCACGGGCACGCAGACGAGCGTGCACACCCGCGACCTGCACACCTTCTTACAGGGGCAAATTGCCCAGCACCCGCAGGAGCACGCATGA